From the genome of Anticarsia gemmatalis isolate Benzon Research Colony breed Stoneville strain chromosome 13, ilAntGemm2 primary, whole genome shotgun sequence, one region includes:
- the LOC142977821 gene encoding uncharacterized protein LOC142977821 has product MLSNSTMEVLDDYENADTISVDTLALEQMVLQERSREITQLHTLCKKVSFLHTDLLYYRNAKSAMGSACYNAWKVLVKKVGGTPNGWRDLGYSLGISQDDLDYIKHSVRDDPVDMVLKVFRQNDNATIDKILDAFLKMKRYDILKSVEEPLCDIAQYFNKDDSGYQSKGKSTGHREIVSLKNLPNDLPAALNKKIVLKDKDPKKPKQPALRPPVTKDEAIVNDSPILFLTYTQDGLPTAINIQEYVENWIDVPNVRVITLNKRREELYQNPEKFIREYFEKADIIIPIITSGYLDEIKSHNPIVSNTSDNMDHKYVNFIYNLIVNQYIYATGCLNKKVRSVMPQNANMDLFSRLHMYPDLMPWTYEVNFDDQFKAFLKKEPSSS; this is encoded by the exons ATGTTAAGCAATAGCACCAT GGAAGTTTTGGACGATTACGAAAATGCGGATACTATCAGTGTCGATACTTTGGCTTTGGAGCAAATGGTCCTACAGGAGCGGTCTAGAGAAATAACGCAGCTACATACTTTATGTAAAAAAGTCAGCTTCCTCCACACAGATTTACTTTATTATCGAAACGCCAAATCTGCGATGGGATCAGCCTGTTATAATGCATGGAAAGTTTTGGTAAAGAAAGTGGGAGGCACACCTAATGGCTGGCGGGACCTTGGCTATTCTTTAGGGATCTCACAGGATGACTTAGAT TATATTAAACATTCAGTGAGAGACGATCCAGTCGACATGGTGCTAAAAGTATTTCGTCAAAATGATAATGCAACTATAGACAAAATATTGGATGCATTCCTTAAGATGAAGCGTTATGATATATTGAAATCAGTTGAAGAGCCTCTTTGTGACATAGCACAGTACTTCAATAAGGATGATAGCGGTTATCAGAGCAAAGGAAAAAGTACTGGCCATAGAGAAATAGTAAGTTTGAAAAACTTACCCAACGATTTACCTGcagctttaaataaaaagattgtTTTAAAAGATAAGGATCCTAAAAAACCTAAGCAGCCAGCATTAAGACCACCGGTAACAAAAGATGAGGCCATAGTAAATGATAgtcctattttatttttaacttatactCAAGATGGACTGCCAACTGCAATAAATATACAGGAGTATGTTGAGAACTGGATAGATGTACCCAATGTTAGGgtaattacattaaacaaaagaAGAGAAGAATTATATCAGAACCCTGAAAAGTTTATCAGGGAATATTTTGAAAAG GCTGACATCATCATACCAATAATCACATCTGGCTATTTGGATGAAATCAAATCTCACAATCCCATTGTTTCTAACACTTCTGATAATATGGACCACAAATATGTcaactttatttacaatttgaTAGTAAACCAGTATATTTATGCCACTGGGTGccttaataaaaaagtaaggaGTGTTATGCCACAGAATGCCAATATGGATTTATTTAGCAGACTGCATATGTACCCAGATTTGATGCCATGGACATATGAAGTGAACTTTGATGACCAATTTAAAGCTTTCTTGAAAAAGGAACCATCATCATCATGA
- the geminin gene encoding geminin DNA replication inhibitor, with product MSSQDNQESTRVTRKSLKTLQHTASDRENLVGRPSKSLKHQLSQESPADIEVKRKNLSTKETQANLDTKITVDDLTNPEGPSEKYWQILAEKRQVALQEALDENEKLRKIIEDLKEENALFKQMLDEANSFVEVIKEELANTSKDDTGIDVNDVSTADDTAEDILETKTAN from the exons ATGAGCAGTCAAGATAACCAG GAATCTACCAGAGTGACGAGGAAGTCTCTGAAAACTCTTCAACATACTGCTTCTGATAGAGAGAATCTAGTGGGTAGACCATCGAAAAGTTTGAAACACCAACTTAGTCAGGAGTCTCCTGC cgATATTGAGGTAAAGAGGAAGAACTTGTCTACCAAAGAAACACAAGCTAACCTAGATACCAAAATCACTGTCGATGACCTCACCAACCCTGAAGGACCTTCAGAAAAGTACTGGCAAATTTTAGCTGAGAAGCGCCA GGTTGCCTTACAAGAAGCTTTAGATGAGAATGAGAAGCTCCGTAAAATAATTGAAGATCTCAAAGAAGAAAATGCACTCTTCAAGCAGATGTTGGATGAGGCCAACAGCTTTGTTGAAGTTATTAAG GAAGAGCTTGCAAACACCAGCAAAGATGACACTGGCATTGATGTAAATGATGTCAGTACTGCTGACGACACAGCTGAGGACATCCTGGAGACCAAGACTGCCAATTAA
- the LOC142977585 gene encoding inositol polyphosphate 5-phosphatase K-like isoform X2: MDTLRFYFVTWNVATKSPGQDLNSLLDFPSQFNKNKPLPDFYVIGLQEVKSQPQNMLMDSLFTDAWTSTFNKILCRQGFIIAKSTRLQGILLLVYTQMKHVTHLRDIEAQYTKTGLGGMWGNKGAVSIRFNIYGCSVCLVNCHLTAHEHLLADRINDYNTIIKQHQYHVSETTNILYHDYVIWIGDLNFRTDHPTGSSPTSEEIVAALQKIEKDKYTNLLKHDQLIAVRETGEAFSEFTEHEIRFPPTYKFSIGGDEYDIKRKPSWTDRILYKVSANNYENVTLRAEVVSYNHIPHYTVSDHKPVVAQLNIKIRNGFTRSVVADAPIDVRSSIRMRSALIRPEPEGAAMMSAQMSTVNSLQSIAPEIVTCDLQKEPSVAFSNYTEKTVEFAPISRIWYIGDADFRTQCTLTPDVEVNPSDWIGIYDANFHNLDDYIAYEYLAKVSLPQSPTMNGQPRTITLSFPVGSGVRTPGFYRFIYFSQPNNDVRSVLGISDPFEVSSKEDRLVAIDPCEQASTSTSPGRSKPSTATTDIFTDFTGLDVAKLSRHFSNDLSID, translated from the exons ATGGATACTTTAAG GTTTTATTTCGTCACTTGGAATGTGGCTACCAAGTCTCCAGGCCAAGATCTGAACTCCTTGCTGGACTTTCCATCacaattcaacaaaaataagcCATTACCAGATTTCTATGTTATTGG GCTACAAGAAGTAAAGTCCCAACCGCAAAACATGTTGATGGACTCATTGTTCACTGATGCATGGACATCAACATTCAACAAAATCCTTTGCCGACAAGGCTTCATCATTGCCAAGAGCACGAGACTGCAGGGCATTTTGTTACTAGTGTATACTCAAATGAAACATGTCACACATCTGAGAGATATTGAGGCACAGTACACCAAGACTGGGCTGGGAGGAATGTGG GGTAACAAGGGCGCAGTGAGCATACGTTTCAACATCTACGGTTGTTCTGTGTGCCTAGTGAACTGTCACTTGACCGCGCACGAACATCTGTTGGCAGACCGCATCAACGACTACAATACCATCATCAAACAGCACCAGTACCATGTCAGCGAGACCACTAATATATTGTATCATGA ctACGTTATATGGATCGGCGACCTAAATTTCCGTACGGACCATCCCACCGGCAGCAGTCCGACATCAGAAGAGATAGTTGCGGCTCTACAGAAGATAGAAAAGGACAAATATACTAACCTACTGAAACACGACCAGCTGATCGCAGTAAGAGAGACTGGGGAGGCATTCTCAGAGTTCACGGAACATGAGATTCGGTTCCCGCCTACTTACAAGTTCTCTATCGGCGGTGATGAGTAcgatattaa GAGAAAACCATCATGGACGGACAGAATTCTATACAAAGTGAGCGCAAATAACTACGAGAACGTCACTCTAAGGGCCGAGGTGGTGTCGTATAACCACATACCGCATTACACCGTGAGCGACCACAAGCCTGTTGTCGCACAACTTAATATAAAG ATACGCAACGGCTTCACTCGCTCCGTAGTCGCTGACGCTCCAATTGACGTGCGCTCTTCAATAAGAATGCGCTCAGCTCTTATACGTCCCGAGCCCGAAGGTGCGGCCATGATGAGCGCACAAATGTCAACTGTAAATAGCCTTCAATCAATTGCTCCCGAGATTGTTACTTGCGACCTTCAGAAAGAACCATCTGTC GCGTTTTCCAACTACACGGAGAAGACGGTGGAGTTCGCGCCGATCAGTCGCATCTGGTACATCGGTGATGCTGACTTCAGGACGCAGTGCACGTTGACACCCGACGTGGAAGTCAACCCTAGCGACTGGATAGGCATCTATGAT GCTAATTTCCACAACCTAGATGACTACATAGCGTACGAGTACTTGGCTAAAGTAAGCCTGCCACAGTCGCCGACTATGAACGGACAGCCGCGAACGATTACCCTCAGCTTCCCTGTAGGCAGCGGGGTCAGAACGCCAGGCTTCTACCGCTTCATATACTTCAGCCAACCTAATAATGACGTCAGAAGCGTTCTCG GTATTTCTGATCCATTCGAGGTAAGCAGCAAGGAGGACAGGTTAGTGGCAATAGATCCTTGCGAGCAAGCTTCGACTAGCACCTCTCCCGGCCGGTCGAAACCTTCAACAGCTACCACGGACATATTCACAGACTTCACCGGCCTAGATGTCGCTAAGCTCTCGCGACACTTCTCAAACGATCTCAGTATTGACTGA
- the LOC142977585 gene encoding inositol polyphosphate 5-phosphatase K-like isoform X3 produces the protein MDTLRFYFVTWNVATKSPGQDLNSLLDFPSQFNKNKPLPDFYVIGLQEVKSQPQNMLMDSLFTDAWTSTFNKILCRQGFIIAKSTRLQGILLLVYTQMKHVTHLRDIEAQYTKTGLGGMWGNKGAVSIRFNIYGCSVCLVNCHLTAHEHLLADRINDYNTIIKQHQYHVSETTNILYHDYVIWIGDLNFRTDHPTGSSPTSEEIVAALQKIEKDKYTNLLKHDQLIAVRETGEAFSEFTEHEIRFPPTYKFSIGGDEYDIKRKPSWTDRILYKVSANNYENVTLRAEVVSYNHIPHYTVSDHKPVVAQLNIKAFSNYTEKTVEFAPISRIWYIGDADFRTQCTLTPDVEVNPSDWIGIYDANFHNLDDYIAYEYLAKVSLPQSPTMNGQPRTITLSFPVGSGVRTPGFYRFIYFSQPNNDVRSVLGISDPFEVSSKEDRLVAIDPCEQASTSTSPGRSKPSTATTDIFTDFTGLDVAKLSRHFSNDLSID, from the exons ATGGATACTTTAAG GTTTTATTTCGTCACTTGGAATGTGGCTACCAAGTCTCCAGGCCAAGATCTGAACTCCTTGCTGGACTTTCCATCacaattcaacaaaaataagcCATTACCAGATTTCTATGTTATTGG GCTACAAGAAGTAAAGTCCCAACCGCAAAACATGTTGATGGACTCATTGTTCACTGATGCATGGACATCAACATTCAACAAAATCCTTTGCCGACAAGGCTTCATCATTGCCAAGAGCACGAGACTGCAGGGCATTTTGTTACTAGTGTATACTCAAATGAAACATGTCACACATCTGAGAGATATTGAGGCACAGTACACCAAGACTGGGCTGGGAGGAATGTGG GGTAACAAGGGCGCAGTGAGCATACGTTTCAACATCTACGGTTGTTCTGTGTGCCTAGTGAACTGTCACTTGACCGCGCACGAACATCTGTTGGCAGACCGCATCAACGACTACAATACCATCATCAAACAGCACCAGTACCATGTCAGCGAGACCACTAATATATTGTATCATGA ctACGTTATATGGATCGGCGACCTAAATTTCCGTACGGACCATCCCACCGGCAGCAGTCCGACATCAGAAGAGATAGTTGCGGCTCTACAGAAGATAGAAAAGGACAAATATACTAACCTACTGAAACACGACCAGCTGATCGCAGTAAGAGAGACTGGGGAGGCATTCTCAGAGTTCACGGAACATGAGATTCGGTTCCCGCCTACTTACAAGTTCTCTATCGGCGGTGATGAGTAcgatattaa GAGAAAACCATCATGGACGGACAGAATTCTATACAAAGTGAGCGCAAATAACTACGAGAACGTCACTCTAAGGGCCGAGGTGGTGTCGTATAACCACATACCGCATTACACCGTGAGCGACCACAAGCCTGTTGTCGCACAACTTAATATAAAG GCGTTTTCCAACTACACGGAGAAGACGGTGGAGTTCGCGCCGATCAGTCGCATCTGGTACATCGGTGATGCTGACTTCAGGACGCAGTGCACGTTGACACCCGACGTGGAAGTCAACCCTAGCGACTGGATAGGCATCTATGAT GCTAATTTCCACAACCTAGATGACTACATAGCGTACGAGTACTTGGCTAAAGTAAGCCTGCCACAGTCGCCGACTATGAACGGACAGCCGCGAACGATTACCCTCAGCTTCCCTGTAGGCAGCGGGGTCAGAACGCCAGGCTTCTACCGCTTCATATACTTCAGCCAACCTAATAATGACGTCAGAAGCGTTCTCG GTATTTCTGATCCATTCGAGGTAAGCAGCAAGGAGGACAGGTTAGTGGCAATAGATCCTTGCGAGCAAGCTTCGACTAGCACCTCTCCCGGCCGGTCGAAACCTTCAACAGCTACCACGGACATATTCACAGACTTCACCGGCCTAGATGTCGCTAAGCTCTCGCGACACTTCTCAAACGATCTCAGTATTGACTGA
- the LOC142977585 gene encoding inositol polyphosphate 5-phosphatase K-like isoform X1, which yields MDTLRFYFVTWNVATKSPGQDLNSLLDFPSQFNKNKPLPDFYVIGLQEVKSQPQNMLMDSLFTDAWTSTFNKILCRQGFIIAKSTRLQGILLLVYTQMKHVTHLRDIEAQYTKTGLGGMWGNKGAVSIRFNIYGCSVCLVNCHLTAHEHLLADRINDYNTIIKQHQYHVSETTNILYHDYVIWIGDLNFRTDHPTGSSPTSEEIVAALQKIEKDKYTNLLKHDQLIAVRETGEAFSEFTEHEIRFPPTYKFSIGGDEYDIKRKPSWTDRILYKVSANNYENVTLRAEVVSYNHIPHYTVSDHKPVVAQLNIKVPIRNGFTRSVVADAPIDVRSSIRMRSALIRPEPEGAAMMSAQMSTVNSLQSIAPEIVTCDLQKEPSVAFSNYTEKTVEFAPISRIWYIGDADFRTQCTLTPDVEVNPSDWIGIYDANFHNLDDYIAYEYLAKVSLPQSPTMNGQPRTITLSFPVGSGVRTPGFYRFIYFSQPNNDVRSVLGISDPFEVSSKEDRLVAIDPCEQASTSTSPGRSKPSTATTDIFTDFTGLDVAKLSRHFSNDLSID from the exons ATGGATACTTTAAG GTTTTATTTCGTCACTTGGAATGTGGCTACCAAGTCTCCAGGCCAAGATCTGAACTCCTTGCTGGACTTTCCATCacaattcaacaaaaataagcCATTACCAGATTTCTATGTTATTGG GCTACAAGAAGTAAAGTCCCAACCGCAAAACATGTTGATGGACTCATTGTTCACTGATGCATGGACATCAACATTCAACAAAATCCTTTGCCGACAAGGCTTCATCATTGCCAAGAGCACGAGACTGCAGGGCATTTTGTTACTAGTGTATACTCAAATGAAACATGTCACACATCTGAGAGATATTGAGGCACAGTACACCAAGACTGGGCTGGGAGGAATGTGG GGTAACAAGGGCGCAGTGAGCATACGTTTCAACATCTACGGTTGTTCTGTGTGCCTAGTGAACTGTCACTTGACCGCGCACGAACATCTGTTGGCAGACCGCATCAACGACTACAATACCATCATCAAACAGCACCAGTACCATGTCAGCGAGACCACTAATATATTGTATCATGA ctACGTTATATGGATCGGCGACCTAAATTTCCGTACGGACCATCCCACCGGCAGCAGTCCGACATCAGAAGAGATAGTTGCGGCTCTACAGAAGATAGAAAAGGACAAATATACTAACCTACTGAAACACGACCAGCTGATCGCAGTAAGAGAGACTGGGGAGGCATTCTCAGAGTTCACGGAACATGAGATTCGGTTCCCGCCTACTTACAAGTTCTCTATCGGCGGTGATGAGTAcgatattaa GAGAAAACCATCATGGACGGACAGAATTCTATACAAAGTGAGCGCAAATAACTACGAGAACGTCACTCTAAGGGCCGAGGTGGTGTCGTATAACCACATACCGCATTACACCGTGAGCGACCACAAGCCTGTTGTCGCACAACTTAATATAAAGGTACCA ATACGCAACGGCTTCACTCGCTCCGTAGTCGCTGACGCTCCAATTGACGTGCGCTCTTCAATAAGAATGCGCTCAGCTCTTATACGTCCCGAGCCCGAAGGTGCGGCCATGATGAGCGCACAAATGTCAACTGTAAATAGCCTTCAATCAATTGCTCCCGAGATTGTTACTTGCGACCTTCAGAAAGAACCATCTGTC GCGTTTTCCAACTACACGGAGAAGACGGTGGAGTTCGCGCCGATCAGTCGCATCTGGTACATCGGTGATGCTGACTTCAGGACGCAGTGCACGTTGACACCCGACGTGGAAGTCAACCCTAGCGACTGGATAGGCATCTATGAT GCTAATTTCCACAACCTAGATGACTACATAGCGTACGAGTACTTGGCTAAAGTAAGCCTGCCACAGTCGCCGACTATGAACGGACAGCCGCGAACGATTACCCTCAGCTTCCCTGTAGGCAGCGGGGTCAGAACGCCAGGCTTCTACCGCTTCATATACTTCAGCCAACCTAATAATGACGTCAGAAGCGTTCTCG GTATTTCTGATCCATTCGAGGTAAGCAGCAAGGAGGACAGGTTAGTGGCAATAGATCCTTGCGAGCAAGCTTCGACTAGCACCTCTCCCGGCCGGTCGAAACCTTCAACAGCTACCACGGACATATTCACAGACTTCACCGGCCTAGATGTCGCTAAGCTCTCGCGACACTTCTCAAACGATCTCAGTATTGACTGA